The Spirosoma sp. SC4-14 DNA window AGACAACGTATTATAACTGGGAAGCGGACGTATCAGGTATGCGGATCGACTATTTGCCCATGCTACTACGGGTGCTTGATATCGATATTGATGAGCTATTGCCTGAGATTACTGTTGCTAATACCGCTCGCAAACAGACTGATGGCGAAGTAAGAAAAAATGAAGAGGAAGCCGGGCAGCAGCAACTACATGATCTCTACAAAGATTTACTCAGTAGTAAGGACGAAGTTATTAAACTTCTAAAACAGGAGAACGAAGTGCTCAGAATCAGGAATGTTCAGCTTGAAGAAACACAGAAAGCCGCGTAGCTGAAGGATAAAAATTAATTAACGATTTTCCTTCAGCTATGCGGGCTTTCGCCTAGGCTATGCCGAGATTACAGAATGAACTGACTTAAATCCCGGTTTTTGACCAGGCCGTTTAATTTGTTAGAAACCAGTTCCTTCGTGACAACAACATGCTCATTGGGGCTGATCACATCAGGAATATCGAACATAAAGTCGTTCATCAGATGACTTAACACAGTCTGGAGCCGACGCGCACCGATATTTTCGACCTCTTCGTTTACCTCAAAGGCAATACGGGCCAATTCGCGGAGGGCATCATCCTGAAAACTCAATTCTACGCCTTCGGCTGCCAGCATCGCAACATACTGTTTCGTCAGGGCGTTTTTAGGCTCTTTCAGAATCTGGTAAAAATCGTCTTCCGACAGGCTTTGCAACTCAACCCGAATCGGGAAACGACCCTGCAATTCAGGAATCAGATCGCTGGGTTTGGAGACATGGAAAGCCCCGGCGGCAATAAACAGGATGTGGTCGGTATGAATAACGCCATGTTTGGTATTAACGGCGCTGCCTTCTACAATAGGGAGCAGATCGCGTTGAACACCTTCCCGACTAACATCGGGACCACCCCCGTTGCCCGACCGTGACGAGGCTACTTTGTCGATTTCATCGATAAAAATGATACCGGCATCTTCGGCTTTGCGGATGGCTTCGTCCTTTACTTCATCCATATCGATCAGTTTAGCCGCTTCTTCTTCCAGCAGAATTTTACGAGCTTCAGCAATGCTTACTTTCCGTTTCTTACCGCGCTTGGGCAACATACCCCCAATCATTTCCTGAATATTCATCATCGACAGATCGTCGACCGAGCCGCCCATGATACCAATATTCGGAGCCTGACTTTGTTGTACATCGATTTCAATTTTCCGGTCGTCCATTTCGCCGGAGCGGATTTTCTCGCGGAAGCGCTCTCGGGTTCGTTCGTTTAGTTCGGCGTCCGGGTCATTTTTTCGTTCGTTGTCGAAGCCAAGCTGGCTGTTGGCCGGTTTTACGGGCGGAATCAGAATATCGAGAATGGCGTCTTCTACCAGTTGCTGCGCTTTCACCTGAACCGATTCTTTTTTGGCAGCACGCACCATGTTGACCGACTGTTCGACCAGATCGCGCACCATGCTTTCGACATCGCGGCCAACATACCCGACTTCCGTAAATTTCGAGGCCTCAACTTTAATGAAGGGCGCATCGGCAATTTTGGCCAGCCGACGGGCAATTTCGGTTTTACCGACGCCTGTAGCACCAATCATCAGGATATTATTAGGAGTAATTTCTGATTGCATATCGGCCGAACTATTCATCCGGCGCCAGCGGTTACGAAGGGCAATGGCGACATTACGCTTGGCATCATGCTGGCCAATAATGTACTGATCTAACTCGGTCACAATTTGCCGAGGGGTAAGGTCTTTGAGTGATTGGGTCATTTAACAAAACGGAATACATTGGGTACTCTCTGTGTCAAAGAAACACAGGAAATAGAAAAATGTGCTATTGGTAGCGAAAAAATGAGGGGTTACAGTCAGATTTGGTCTTCGTAGCCTGCATCGGCAATTTTACGGCCGTTGGGTGTGATGAGCAGCACACTATGTTCTCTAACTGGACATCGGTAACTGTTTTATCCACTCGAAAAGTAACAGGCATGACACTCGTTTGGCCAGTAAGTAGAAGCCAGATAAAAACAATTTCTATAACGTTCATGGCAGTAGGGCACTGGACGAAATAAACAGACAAACCTCAAATTAGAAAAGCTAAGCTACAAATTTAGATAGGTTTATTGGTTGAAAATCAAGTAATTCTGATAATTTCTCAATTGATACTGATTAGCTGCAAATTGGATTCGTCGGATTTTTATTCAGGAAAAAAAGATAAAAAGATGCCTTCATTCGAATCCCGAACTCTACTGATAGCGGCTTATGCTGCTTTTAATGCACGCAGTATTGATGCCGTGCTGGAAACAATGCATCCCGATGTTGACTGGCCAAATGGCTGGGAGGGTGGGCGAGTGGTGGGCCACCAGGCCGTGAAAGACTACTGGACACGACAGTGGCAGGTAGTGAATCCACGGGTAGAGCCATGCCAGTTCCATACCGATGAGCAGGGGCGAGTGGTGGTCGAAGTTCATCAACTTATTTTCGATTTGTCGGGCAATAAACTTGGTGATGAGCGTATTCGGCACCGATACACAATTGAAAATGGCCTGATCTGCCAGATGGAGATACTGGCAGGGTAGGGCGCCTGTTTTGCTTCCTGCTTTTGTCCGTAAGTGAACCACGCCTGTCCAGTTACGGACATATTGAGCTTGCTGTTTTTTGATTAATTTATTGATAATCAGTCAGTTTGTTAAGTTGGCACAACCTTTGGCTTTACTAGTGTGAACAGATTAACAACACAAATTCAAAGAACACTAAACACAAATACAGCCATGTTACTACCGCTAATGAACAAATTGACGATTGCTGCTCTGTTGAGCTCGGCTACTCTGGGAAATCCAGTTAACCCAACGATGCCCAAAGGACTTTCCTTTGATGCAAGTGCTTATGTGACAATTAATAATCAGATTCGGGTTGCCGTCAACAAAAAAGCCGAAACACCGGTGGTTATTTTATTGAAAAGCTCAGATAATCAGGTGATTTACCGGCAAAGTATTGATCGGAAAACCGAAAAGTATGCCGTAAAACTGAATGTTGATGAACTGGCCGATGGAAAATATGAACTAGAGGTGGCCTCAAAAGAGGGTAGTATTCGTAAGGAATTGAATCTGACAACGAAGCCCGTTAAGCGAGCCAACCGAGTTATTGCCATGGAATAGATGCGGCTGAGGGTGCAGAGTCAGATCATTTGTAAGTCTCAAAACAAACAACTGGATTAGCACAATAAAAAAATCCTAATCGCTTCGATTAGGATTTTTTTATTGGCTATAGAACAATGCCCTATCCTCGGATCATATGCCAACGCTGCCCGTTTGTGTCAATAGCCTGTTTTGCCATTGCCAGTGTACGTTTAAGACCATAAACAACCTCAGTTACAGGATCAATGATTTTATAAATTGTTCGCTGTCCACTGGCTATTAAGGAGTTTGACTCCGAATCCCAGTGGCAACAATCAATTGTTTGAGGCAGGATAACAAATGTTTTGTAACTCATAATCCATTTTTAAATTGCGGGAGTACTATTTAGACGAAGAAATAACCTGACGTTACCTATTTTTTAAAAAAGAAATAATTGTATACTATTGATTATAATTTATATATTAATATAAGTTCTTGAAAATGAATTCGCTAGTCTGTTTCTGGCGCTTCCGATGTCGCAGATAACTATGGCTGGTCGTAAAAAATAAGGTCCTGAATATGCCCTGGGCAATCGACCTTAACGGGGAGAGAGTTGCACAACAACGCGCCTGCTAATTGTTTTTATGGTGCCCGGCTCCTCATTTGCTGCTTTTGTATCTGGCCCTTCCCCAATCGCCAGAAGCTGATTGGCATCGACTCCCTGTTGTATGAGATAGGTTTTAACCACCTGAGCTCGCTGTATGGCTAACTTCCTATTCAATTCACGTTCGCCAATATTATCCGTATAAGCCGTAATGGTAGCGAGCATAGTAACGTTCCTTATTAAGTACTGAGCCATCGAGTCCAGCGTTTGACGGACTCCCGGTCGCAAATGGTAACTGCTTTGGTCAAAATACAGGATGGTAATGCTTAAGGGAAGTTCCAGTGTGGTGGGTTTAGCCACCTCGGAGGATGTTGGAGTCGATGCGCTATACCTGGTTTGAGCCAGGGCGTTCGTATAGATAGCGAAGGTCAGTAACCAGCCGAAAATGCTCCAGTAAGGAGGGCAATAAGTGCTCATTAGCCATCGATTCAATACCATAGTCGGCAGGAAACGGTCTTTAAAAAAATGCATGCGTCACTGTAGCTTTTTAGAAGATGTCAAACACCCCTAAAAAACAATATAACGGCAAGTTCCGTTTTTACTGTTTTGCTCAATATTTACAACAATAGGTGAGCGGACACGGTTACTTTTTATTGATACGCCCTTAGCCCGATTCGTATCCTGTTAAATCTGTATTCCCCGACGTGCTGTATGAAGGACGACAACGAAGTGCCTCAACTAACAGACGACGAAAAGAAACTGTTTGAGGACCTGATGCCCGAAGATCTGAGCGAAATACTCGATACCGGCGTTAATAGGCGACATTTTTTAAAGCTGATTACCCTGGCAGGTGGTGGCATCCTGGCGGCACAGTCGGCGGTTGCCGAGCAATTGATAGCCAGGCCACTTAGTGTATCATCTCCTACTGAATTACCCCCGACTAGTATCGAGAATGCCGTTACTCTATCATTTGATGTTAATGGCAAAACCCGAACGCTGGCCGTCGACTCCCGAATGACTCTGCTGGATACGTTGCGAGAGCGATTGGAACTGACAGGCTCTAAAAAAGGGTGCGACCACGGGCAATGTGGGGCTTGTACGGTCATTGTTGACGGTAGGCGGGTTTTATCCTGCCTTACGCTGGCAGCCACCTGCGAAGGCAAACAGGTGCAGACCATTGAAGGACTTGCAAAACCGGATGGGCAACTGCATCCCATGCAGGCAGCTTTTTTAAAACATGACGGCTTTCAGTGCGGATTCTGTACGCCCGGACAGATCTGTTCGGCTGTTGCACTGATGGATGAGGCCCGGAAGGGGGAAGCTAGTTACGTAACAGAAAATATTCGCCAGAAACCGGCGGCTATTCGCCTGTCGGATGAAGAAATTCGTGAGCGAATGTCGGGGAATATATGCCGCTGCGGGGCCTATCCGAATATTGTTGCTGCTATTCAGGAGGTTCACAGCGGAAAGCCAGTAGAGCAGGTCTGGCGGTTTTCTGCTTAATTTTTAAGCTATCTATTCTATGAGACCCTTTTCATTTGCCCGGCCTAAAGACCTCGCTTCGGCAGTGACCCTTCTGAGCGCAAATCCGAACGCAAAATTCCTCGCTGGGGGAACTAACCTGCTGGACCTGATGAAGGAAGACGTAGAACGACCCAATGCGCTGATCGATATTAACGGGGTAGGGTTAACAGAAATTAAAACCATTGCATCCGGAGTAAATGAAGGAGGGATATCGTTGGGAAGCCTTGGGAAAAATACGGACGCTGCCAATCACTCACTCATTCGTCGGCACTATCCGCTGTTAACACAGGCAATTCTGGCTGGAGCTTCCGGACAGATTCGCAATATGGCTACAAATGGTGGCAACCTGTTGCAACGGACACGCTGCCCCTATTTTTATGAGGTAGCCATGCCCTGCAATAAACGCGAACCCGGAACGGGTTGTGGCGCACGGGAGGGGATCAATCGGATGCACGCCATATTCGGATGGTCCGACAAATGCGTTGCTGTATACCCTTCAGATATGGCTGTGGCACTGGCGGCATTGGATGCTGTGGTGCTGGTGAGAGATGTCACAGGACAGGAGCGAAGCATTCCGATTGTCGATTTTCATCGGCTGCCGGGCGAGGAGCCCGAAAAGGATACCAATCTGGCGCATGGCGAACTAATTACGGCTATTATACTCCCCCGAAATGCGTTTGCCGGGAAATCGTATTACCTCAAAGTGCGCGATCGGGCTTCCTATGCATTTGCGCTCGTGTCGGTTGCCGCGGCCCTTGAAACAGAACAGACCAACGGAGCCACTAACCGGATTGCAAAGGTCAGAGTTGCCATGGGTGGTGTGGCCCACAAACCCTGGCGAGCCTTGAAAGCCGAACAGTTTCTGGTAGGAAAAGAAGCTACCGAAGCTAATTTCAGACAGGCTGCCGATGCCGAAATGGCTGATGCGAAGCCGCTGGAATACAATCGGTTTAAAGTAGAACTAGGTCGAAGAAGCATTGTGCTGGCCTTGCAAATGGCTCTGAATGGGGGTAGGGTATAAGTAAAGTCGACAGAATCATGGCAGATAAAAACAAACTAACGGGCACACCCGTCAGTCGTATCGACGGAATCGCCAAAGTAACGGGAAAGGCCACCTATTCAATGGATTACCCCGTCAGAAATCTGGCGTATGCCGTTATTTTCAAAAGTACGATTGCGGCCGGCACCATTCAGAACATCGATACTTCCGATGCCGAAAAAGCCCCTGGTGTGCTGGCCATCATTACCCATAAAAATGCTCCGAAACTCAATGTACATGGTGGTATTCGCGGAGGAGCTTTGCTGCAAAGCCCCGAAATTGAGTTTTATGGGCAGCATATTGGCCTGGTTGTGGCCGAAACATTCGAGCAGGCCAGGTATGCGTCGCATCTTATCCGGGTTAAGTATGAAAAAAAAGAACCTAAAGTCGATTTCGAAAAGCTGGCTTCCGGAGCCGTCCGGCCAAAAGATAAAGACAAAGCCGACGACATACGGGGAGATGCCCAAGCCGAACTGAGCAAGGCAACCCTCAAAATAGAAGAAATTTATGGAACACCGATAGAACACCATCAGCCCATGGAACCCCATGCCACCATTGCCGAATGGAATGGCGATTGGGTGACGCTCTACAATAGTGCTCAGATTGTGAATGGAGCGCAAAGTGCAGCGGCTGCAACGCTTTATCTCAAGCCAGAAAATGTGCGCATCATCTCACCGTTTATTGGTGGGGGGTTTGGGTCTAAAGGAGGGCAGTGGGCCAATCTGGTGCTGACAGCGGTGGCGGCCAAACAGGTCGGCCGACCCGTAAAATTAGCTCTTGCCCGACAGCAGATGGTCAATTCGGTGGGCCTGCGGCAACGGAATATTCAGAAGGTGAGTCTGGCGGCTACGAAGGATGGGAAACTGACGGCGCTGGCCCATGAGATTACGACCCATAGTGCTATCGACAATGAATTTATAGAACCCTGTGGCGATTGCTCGAAGATCATGTACGATGTGCCCAACTCGCTCATCACCTATCGCGTTGTGCCTATGCATGTGATACTACCAACCTACACGCGCGGTCCGGGCAAATCGACGGGAAGTTTTGCGCTTGAGTCGGCTATGGATGAACTGGCTTATAAGCTCAAAATGGACCCAATTGATTTTCGGCTCAAAAATGAGCCCGAACGTGATCCATCCAATAATAAGCCATGGTCGTCGCGAACCACGGTGCAATGCCTGCAGGAAGGAGCCAACGCTTTTGGCTGGGAAAAACGAATGGCTGAACCCCGGCAGAATCAGCAGGGCGAATACTGGATTGGCTATGGCGTAGCCTGCGGTACCTATCCAGCCCATCAGCGGCCCAGTTCGGCTATTATCCGGCTAAAACGGTCGGGTAGTGAGATTTCGGCTGCCGTTGAGCTGGCTGCAGCCGATTTAGGGACCGGTACGCATACCATACTGGCGCAAACGGCTGCCGATGCACTGGACCTGCCACTACAGAGCATAACGGTAAAAATTGGTGATTCGGATCTACCCCCGGCAGCAGGATCGGTGGGGTCGGTAGGAGCTGCCAGTTATGCCAATGCCGTGAACGATGCCTGCCAGAAAATTACGGATGAGCTCATCGCCCGATCGGGTAAGCAATTTTTTGCCCGCCCAACGGCATCGCAGTTGATGCGAGCCGAAAAAATTACCGATTTTCAGACCAGAATAGAGGCAAAGCCACCCGAAACGGCAGACCAATACTCGTGTCATAGCTTTAATGCCAACTTTGCCGAAGTGGCCGTGCATAAGGCTACGGGCATGGTTCGGGTCAACCGGTTTCTGGCCGTAACGGGGGGAGGAACAATTCTAAACCCTAAAACAGCGCGTTCGCAAATCATTGGCGGAAACATCTGGGGCATTGGCATGGCCCTAACCGAAGAGTCGATTCTCGATCCACGCTGGGGCAATTTTGTAACCCGATCGCTGGCCGATTACCATGTTCCCTCCAATCTGGATATCCGGTCGATGGAGGTCATTTTTATTCGGGAAAACGATCAGGCTGTTAATCGATTGGGGGTGAAAGGGATTGGCGAAGTAGGTATAGTTGGGGTTGCCGCTGCCATTGCCAATGCCGTTTTTAACGCAACTGGCAAACGAATACGGGAATTGCCCATAACACCTGATAAACTTTTGTAGACGTATATACTTACCCGGCAGATAGTAGCGGAGCTATTCGTAGTTCAGAGGCACCCATTTATATAAGTTTTTGTCGATATGTTACCTATTTGGTTTATATTTATATGTTTTATTTGCCTATTTTAGCTACTTTTGGTTATTTAATCCAAAAAAAATAGCCTATATATTTGAAAAAGTATAATATGAGTTAATTTTTTGTCTAGCTTGCCTCAGCTAAAAACTGCTTTACTCAAATCGTTACAATGGCAACTGGCATTATTCAATTATTAAAGAGACACAAAGCCCAAGTACTGGACACCTGGATTCAAAAACAACTGGCAAATGAAGAATTGCGGGAAGATTTGATGACAAACGATGACTTGCGCACCCAATCGGAAGAATTAATAGATATGTTAGCTAAGACGCTAACTGAAGAAAATATCAATCAGATTGACTCTGCTGATTTTGACGAGGTATTTGAGTTGCTGGCAACAATTTCCATCTCCAGGGCTCGTCAGGGTTTCTCGCCCCGTGAAACAGGATTGTATATTTTTAGTTTAAAAGAAGCCATTTTTGAGTTGCTTCAGAAGCAGTTAGTTGATGCCCCGGCTACGCTATACACGGAAGTATTGAAAGTGAGTCGTTTGCTCGACAGCTTTGGTGTTGTTACGCTGGAAACTTTTATCAAAGGCCGGGAAGAAGTTATTTATCGCCAGACGGAAGAAATAGCCGACATTTCGACCCCGGTTATTCAGGTTTGGGATGGCATTCTGGCATTGCCAATTATTGGCACACTCGATAGCGCCCGTACGCAGGTAGTAATGGAAAGTCTGCTTCAGCGGATTGTGGATACAGGTAGTTCAATTGCCATTCTGGATATATCGGGCGTTCCGGCTGTCGACTCGCTGGTAGCGCAGCACCTCATTAAGACCGTTAGTGCTACCCGGCTCATGGGGGCCGATTGTATCATTAGCGGCATTCGGCCCGAAATTGCTCAGACGGTAGTACATCTGGGTATCGATCTGTCGAATATCATTACAAAAGCGTCGCTGGCCAGTGCCTTGAAGCATGCCTTTAGTATGAATAAACTGGTTGTAAAACGAATTGATGTAGTCGAAAAGAAGGCTTTTTAATGTATGGATAAGATACCTATCCTGCGAATGGGTCAATTTCTTCTGGTTACCATTCAGATTGATTTATACGACCGACTGGCCTTAAATCTGGAAACAGACCTTGTCAGTATGGTTCATAAAACAGGAGCGCGGGGTGTACTGATTGATATTTCGGCCGTTTCGATCGTCGATTCATTTATGGGACGAATTCTGGGCAACATTGCAAGCATGACCCGGATACTGGATGCAGAAACAGTGGTTGTTGGGATGCAGCCCGCCGTTGCCATCACGCTGATTGAACTAGGCTTGTCCTTAACTGGAGTTCATACGGCGCTGGATGTTGAACGGGGCATGGCTTTGCTAGAGACAAAGTTGGGGCCAATGGACTTAATGGCCGACGAGGATGATAACTCTGAGTAAGGACAGCATGGCAATTACCCGCGAACAGGATGTAGTTCCTTTTCGAAACCGGGTTAAAGAACTGGCCATTAAAATAGGAATGGGCCTGGTCAATCAAACCAAGCTCATTACGGCTGCCAGTGAATTAGTGCGAAACATGCTCCGGTATGCGGGGCATGGCGAAGTCAGAATGGAAATTATAAGTAAGGGCCGGGAAACAGGTATCCGGCTTACATTTACAGATAAAGGACCGGGGATTGCCGATATTAGTCTGGCCATGCAGGATGGTTACTCAACTGGTAAAAGTCTGGGGCTGGGCCTGCCCGGTGCTCGTCGGCTGGTCAATGAATTCGATATAAAAAGTGAACCAGGCGAGGGTACAACCGTTACTGTATTAAAATGGAAAAATGGATAACGCTCCACATGTACGTTTTCTGGTTACCGATCGGAGCTTTCTGGCCTATCTGAAAAAAGGAATCAGTCAACTTGCCTTACAGGTAGGCTTTGCCCCGCAACGCTTGAGTGCCATCGATTTGATCGTTGCTGAAATGGGGTCAAATTTAATTAAGCACGCGGGCGGAGGGGAAATTTTGGTGCGGCATTTTCTGACGTCCGATAACGCTGGCCTCGAACTAATAAGTATTGATAATGGCCCAGGTATGGCAGAGCCCGTCAGAATGATACAGGATGGCGTATCAACCACCGGAACACTTGGCCACGGACTAGGATCGATAAATCGACTGGCGGATTTTACCCAGCTCTACTCGCAGAAAGGATGGGGAACAATTTTGTTGGCACGAATTTATAAAAAGCCACTTGTAATGGCCCGGCCCGAGAGTTTCGAGTACCGATCTGTTGTAGTAGCTAAGCCTGGTGAAACCGTAAGCGGAGACGGTTGTTATGTAAAACTGACGGCCAGCCATATAAAATTGTTTCTGGGCGACGGTTTGGGGCATGGACCCGAAGCAAATTTAGCGGTTCAAACCGCCATCAATGCATTTCGACTCTGTGCCGAACATCAACCGGTAGCCATTGTTCGGCAGTTACACCGCTCGGTAACTAAAACCCGTGGACTGGTTGGTGCCGTTGTTGTGTATGATACACAAAATAAGCAGTGGAACTGGTGCGGTGTCGGTAATATTTCAACGCGGATCAGTGGTTCGCTCAGGACAAAAAATTTTTTGTCTTACAATGGTATCATTGGTATGAATCTTCCCAATTCCATGAATGATCATGCCTTGCCATTTGAACAGGGGCAGTTGCTGATGATGGGGTCCGACGGACTTCAGTCAAGGTGGGATATTACAAAATATACGTTGATACACCGGTACGATTTAAGCATTCTGGCGGCTGCAATCTATAAGGATTTCGCCCGGCAAACCGACGACACCTCTATTTTTATTGGCAGAGTGAAGGCAGATCATGGAAGAACTAGTTAAAGTTGGGCTCGATAATGAGATGGATTTGATTCTGGCCCATAAACGAGCCATGAAACTATCGGAGCTGGCTGGCTTATCGCTGGCTGCTCAAACTACCTTTGCTACTGCCGTTTCCGAAGTAGCCCGCTATGCCATGGAGCATGGCGGTAGCCCGGTGCTATCGTTGGGGGCCGACCGTCTGGCTCGCGGTGGTTCGCTGATAGCGATAATTGAAGATAAAAATTTATCGATTACAAATCCGCTCCACCAGGGATTGATGTATGCACAGCGTCTGGTGGATAAACTAGAAATTACCAATACGGGTAAATCAAGTTTAATTAACCTGTATTATAGTTTGCCGGTATCCCGCCGAATTAAACCTGATCGGTTTGCCGACTGGCGTGCTCAGTTTAGAGCTGATCTGCCTGTTTCGGCCTACGATGAGATTAAGCAAAAGAATGATCAGTTGCAGCAGTTGGCCCTACGCCTGCAAGCCAGTGAAGAGCACTACAAACGGGTAACGAATTCGTTGCCGCTGATGATTTTTACCATTAATCAGGCGGGGCAAATACTGTATGGCAACGATTGGGTAAGTCAGTTTACGGGGTGTTCGCTCCAGACGCTTAACCAAACCAAATGGGCGCCCGTGCTACATCCCGACGATTTTATCGTTTTTTGGGAAATGTGGAATCAGCAAACGGTTCATAGTCAGGCTTTTCGGTGGGAATGTCGGCTTAAAGAAGCTGGTTCACAAACCTATATGTGGCATCTGATTTCTGCACAGCCCGTGAAGGGCGAATCGGAGAAGGTTACGCTCTGGACAGGCTTTGGCGTGAATATTCATGCTCAAAAAATTGTTGGGCAAACGCTTCGGGAAAACAAGGAATTAGCGCAGGCAAAGCAAGAACTCGAGCATTCGCAGCAGGAACTTAAGGTAACAATTGATCAGCTCAATGAAAGTAATAATAAGCTAAGTCAGTTTGCCTACATTGCCAGCCACGACCTTCAGGAGCCATTGCGAAAAATCCAGCAGTTTGGCGACCTGCTCAAAACACGAAATGCAAATTTACCTTCAGAAGATTTAACCTATCTGGAACGAATGCAGGCTGCGGCAGGCCGCATGTCGACATTAATAAAAGATTTGCTGATTTTTTCCCGACTGTCGACTCGCCGGGAAGTTGCCTTACCTATTTCGTTAAGCCAGGTTGTTTCGCTTGCTCTTGATAATCTGTTGATACCTATTCAGGAAACGGGTGCCCAAATTCAACTAAATCCGTTGCCTGTTGTGGTGGCAGATGCCTCTCAGATAGGGCAACTATTTCAGAACCTGCTGAGTAATGCCATTAAGTTTCACCAACCTCAAACCATTCCGCAAATCACGGTTAAATCGGAGCTGGTAAAGGCTATCGACCTACCCAATTCGCTCAAACATACGTCTTCGGCCGAGCAGTTTTATCGGATCGATGTAGCCGATAACGGAATTGGTTTTGATGAGAAATACCTTGACCGGATTTTTCAGGTGTTTCAACGACTGCATTCGTCAAGGGAGTATAGTGGTACCGGAGTAGGACTAGCGATATGTGAAAAAGTAGTGAATAACCATGGCGGTGTCATTACGGCCACGAGTCAACCCAATCAGGGAGCTACTTTCAGCGTTTACCTGCCAGCCTAAAATCGGGCATTAGCATATCATTCATACTGGCAAATTAAGTTCATAACTTCACCAATTCTGCGCGTAGCCGATGCGTCCGACACATATTGCGGGCAAACTGGAAATGACCTTTGGGTACCATCAGATAGAGTTTGCCCTTCTGGCGGCTTGCCAGGAGACTGATAAGCTTAAGTTTCGAGAGTAGGCGCTGGATCTTATCGGTCTTCAGGATAACCTCAAAATACGATTTATTACTGAACGATTTGCCCGTTACATCGGGCGTGAAGGCCACATCGTCCTGTACCCGTTCGTAGCGGATGGGAGTTTCATACGTATTGTTATCGGGTAAGTTAGCCCGAATTTCATCAAAACCATGTTCCTGGGCCCAGTTAATTACTTCGGGGAAATACGTTTGTTTGTTCATGTTTATTGTTGTTTAGATTGAATACTGATTAAATAATGAGCCGAACACCACAGAGTTGTTCAACTCGATACTGAAACCGCTGACCGGGCGAGCCGATAAACATAAAATTGGTCGGGATCTGCCATTGGGCCGACAGCTCACTGATGAGCTCCGGCCCAAAATGACCTTCAATTTTCTTGTACGTAATATCGATGTCGGGATAAGCCCGATCGAGCGTTTCAATATCCCGGTGTAAATTTTCGGGAGCTTTAAAATGGTCATTTTCAACCGTTACGATCAGCAGTCGATTTGTTTCTTCGTTTTCCTGAATGTAGATCATCACCCGGTTGAGCGATGCGATATCGTCGCCTTTCGAGAAGAAGACAAACTCCTGATCATTAATTTTCTTAATCGTTCGGTTTGTCCAGCTCGTGAACCGTTCAATTCCCTGTTTGAGTGGTTTAAAAAAGTAAAGAATAACCGATAAGGCGCCCC harbors:
- a CDS encoding helix-turn-helix transcriptional regulator, translating into MTLGTRLRKSRQKRRLSQAEVAELVGISQTTYYNWEADVSGMRIDYLPMLLRVLDIDIDELLPEITVANTARKQTDGEVRKNEEEAGQQQLHDLYKDLLSSKDEVIKLLKQENEVLRIRNVQLEETQKAA
- the hslU gene encoding ATP-dependent protease ATPase subunit HslU, with amino-acid sequence MTQSLKDLTPRQIVTELDQYIIGQHDAKRNVAIALRNRWRRMNSSADMQSEITPNNILMIGATGVGKTEIARRLAKIADAPFIKVEASKFTEVGYVGRDVESMVRDLVEQSVNMVRAAKKESVQVKAQQLVEDAILDILIPPVKPANSQLGFDNERKNDPDAELNERTRERFREKIRSGEMDDRKIEIDVQQSQAPNIGIMGGSVDDLSMMNIQEMIGGMLPKRGKKRKVSIAEARKILLEEEAAKLIDMDEVKDEAIRKAEDAGIIFIDEIDKVASSRSGNGGGPDVSREGVQRDLLPIVEGSAVNTKHGVIHTDHILFIAAGAFHVSKPSDLIPELQGRFPIRVELQSLSEDDFYQILKEPKNALTKQYVAMLAAEGVELSFQDDALRELARIAFEVNEEVENIGARRLQTVLSHLMNDFMFDIPDVISPNEHVVVTKELVSNKLNGLVKNRDLSQFIL
- a CDS encoding nuclear transport factor 2 family protein — encoded protein: MPSFESRTLLIAAYAAFNARSIDAVLETMHPDVDWPNGWEGGRVVGHQAVKDYWTRQWQVVNPRVEPCQFHTDEQGRVVVEVHQLIFDLSGNKLGDERIRHRYTIENGLICQMEILAG
- a CDS encoding OmpA family protein, giving the protein MHFFKDRFLPTMVLNRWLMSTYCPPYWSIFGWLLTFAIYTNALAQTRYSASTPTSSEVAKPTTLELPLSITILYFDQSSYHLRPGVRQTLDSMAQYLIRNVTMLATITAYTDNIGERELNRKLAIQRAQVVKTYLIQQGVDANQLLAIGEGPDTKAANEEPGTIKTISRRVVVQLSPR
- a CDS encoding 2Fe-2S iron-sulfur cluster-binding protein, yielding MKDDNEVPQLTDDEKKLFEDLMPEDLSEILDTGVNRRHFLKLITLAGGGILAAQSAVAEQLIARPLSVSSPTELPPTSIENAVTLSFDVNGKTRTLAVDSRMTLLDTLRERLELTGSKKGCDHGQCGACTVIVDGRRVLSCLTLAATCEGKQVQTIEGLAKPDGQLHPMQAAFLKHDGFQCGFCTPGQICSAVALMDEARKGEASYVTENIRQKPAAIRLSDEEIRERMSGNICRCGAYPNIVAAIQEVHSGKPVEQVWRFSA
- a CDS encoding xanthine dehydrogenase family protein subunit M, whose translation is MRPFSFARPKDLASAVTLLSANPNAKFLAGGTNLLDLMKEDVERPNALIDINGVGLTEIKTIASGVNEGGISLGSLGKNTDAANHSLIRRHYPLLTQAILAGASGQIRNMATNGGNLLQRTRCPYFYEVAMPCNKREPGTGCGAREGINRMHAIFGWSDKCVAVYPSDMAVALAALDAVVLVRDVTGQERSIPIVDFHRLPGEEPEKDTNLAHGELITAIILPRNAFAGKSYYLKVRDRASYAFALVSVAAALETEQTNGATNRIAKVRVAMGGVAHKPWRALKAEQFLVGKEATEANFRQAADAEMADAKPLEYNRFKVELGRRSIVLALQMALNGGRV